From Equus przewalskii isolate Varuska chromosome 28, EquPr2, whole genome shotgun sequence, a single genomic window includes:
- the LOC103543471 gene encoding beta-defensin 107A-like → MPGAMRIFFLIFAALILAQIFSVRGGVGRQLRCLKLDGRCEVECLSFEVQIGGCRAELTPLCCKKRKNH, encoded by the exons ATGCCTGGAGCCATGAgaatctttttcttaatttttgctgCCCTCATTCTTGCTCAAATATTCTCAG TCAGAGGAGGAGTTGGAAGGCAACTACGTTGTCTGAAATTGGACGGTCGCTGTGAAGTCGAATGCCTTTCCTTCGAAGTTCAGATTGGGGGCTGCAGAGCTGAACTGACACCACTTTgctgcaaaaagaggaaaaatcactAA
- the LOC103544095 gene encoding beta-defensin 105-like produces MAPNRKMFYFFFAFFFVLAQFPSGCQAGLEYSQPFPGGEFAACEPCRLRRGKCRRMCAEDEKAVGNCKLNFFCCRQRI; encoded by the exons ATGGCCCCAAACAggaagatgttttattttttctttgcctttttctttgttttggctcAATTTCCATCAG GGTGCCAGGCAGGACTTGAGTATTCCCAGCCATTTCCAGGAG GTGAGTTTGCTGCTTGTGAGCCCTGCAGGCTCCGACGGGGCAAATGCAGGAGGATGTGCGCCGAGGATGAAAAAGCTGTGGGAAATTGCAAGCTGAACTTTTTCTGCTGCCGACAGAGAATCTGA